From Daucus carota subsp. sativus chromosome 6, DH1 v3.0, whole genome shotgun sequence, the proteins below share one genomic window:
- the LOC108226845 gene encoding transcription factor ORG2-like, which translates to HDGVVIKKLSHNASKRDRRKKINNLYSSPFLLPPDADRMVSTISIHLSPYMCELQKEVENLVQKKEELLSRLSRQRELKITRTIMSGREEKRREMKQVHQLQS; encoded by the exons CACGATGGAGTTGTAATCAAGAAACTTAGTCATAATGCAAGCAAGCGAGATCGTCGAAAGAAGATTAACAACTTGTATTCCTCTCCTTTTTTACTCCCTCCGGATGCTGATCGAATGGTATCTACAATATCTATTCATCTGTCTCCCTA CATGTGTGAACTACAAAAAGAAGTGGAGAATTTGGTTCAGAAGAAAGAAGAGTTATTGTCGAGATTGTCTAGGCAGAGAGAATTGAAGATCACGAGGACTATCATGTCGGGAAGAGAAGAAAAGCGGAGAGAAATGAAACAAGTTCATCAGCTGCAGTCATAA